The Herpetosiphon gulosus nucleotide sequence TATAGGCAGTTTGGTCAATAAGCCGTAGCCTAAAAGCCTGATTGATTGAATTATGTTGAATGGGCACATGTATGAACACACTGGCTAATGCTGCACTGATTCCCCTGCTGATCGCTGCCAAACAAGCAGACCGAGGTGCGTTCGTCCAAATCTATGAGCATTATCGCAATGCCTTGCTACGTTTTTTCTATGCCCATTGCAGCAGTGCTGATCTGGCTGAGGAGTTGAGTAGCGAGCTATGGTTGCGAGTGGTGGAGCATCTACCACACTTCAATTTACCACTCGAGCATGCCGATTTGGCCTTTACTGGCTGGCTCTTTCAGATTGCGCGGCATCTGCTCACCGATGGTTATCGCCAACGCCAGCGTCAAGCCTATGAACCACTCAACGAGGCAACCGCGTTGGCCAACTCCGACCCAACCGCAATTAGCGAGTTGCACGCAATTCAAGCATCGTTAGTCCATGCCTTAGCGGCGCTCACGCCGGATCAACGCGAAGTGGTGTATTTGCGCTTTTTTGCTCACTACACCAGTGCCCAAGTCGCTGCCTGTACTGGCCGAACCGAATATGCGGTTAAATCGTTGCAATATCGCGCCTTACATACCCTCGCCCGTTCGACTGAGCTTCGGCAATGGTATCTTGGTGAAAAAGAGTCATTGTTTAAATTTAGCGTGTAATGAAAACCTTTCCAATACAGGACTAATGGTCTATCGGCAAGCCATAGCGAAAAACCACTCCTCACGTTTTA carries:
- a CDS encoding RNA polymerase sigma factor, translating into MNTLANAALIPLLIAAKQADRGAFVQIYEHYRNALLRFFYAHCSSADLAEELSSELWLRVVEHLPHFNLPLEHADLAFTGWLFQIARHLLTDGYRQRQRQAYEPLNEATALANSDPTAISELHAIQASLVHALAALTPDQREVVYLRFFAHYTSAQVAACTGRTEYAVKSLQYRALHTLARSTELRQWYLGEKESLFKFSV